The following coding sequences are from one Collimonas arenae window:
- a CDS encoding glutathione S-transferase C-terminal domain-containing protein: MKLIGSLGSPFVRKVRVVMAEKKLDYDFVLEDVWSAETKIQASNPLGKVPCLVMEDGGAMFDSHVIVEYLDTLTPVGKLIPINSRERSEVKCWEALADGVLEAGVLIRLEGLQRPAELRSQAWIDRQQRKIDAGLKAMATGLAEKPFCSGTHYSLADVAVGCALGWLSFRFPEITWREDYPTLAKLFEKLSERQSFKDTVPQ; this comes from the coding sequence ATGAAGCTGATCGGTTCCCTGGGTAGTCCTTTTGTTCGCAAGGTCCGTGTTGTGATGGCGGAGAAGAAGCTCGATTACGACTTCGTACTGGAAGATGTCTGGTCTGCGGAAACCAAGATCCAGGCGTCCAATCCATTGGGCAAGGTGCCTTGCCTGGTGATGGAAGACGGCGGCGCGATGTTCGATTCGCATGTGATCGTCGAATATCTCGATACCCTGACCCCGGTTGGCAAACTGATTCCGATCAACAGTCGCGAGCGTTCCGAAGTCAAATGCTGGGAAGCGCTGGCTGACGGTGTCCTCGAAGCCGGGGTTCTGATTCGCCTGGAAGGTTTGCAGCGTCCTGCGGAACTGCGCAGCCAGGCCTGGATCGATCGTCAGCAGCGCAAGATCGATGCCGGTCTGAAGGCGATGGCGACCGGTTTAGCGGAAAAACCATTCTGTTCCGGTACACACTATTCGCTGGCCGACGTTGCAGTCGGTTGCGCACTCGGCTGGCTCAGTTTCCGTTTCCCGGAAATCACTTGGCGCGAAGATTATCCGACATTGGCAAAATTGTTCGAGAAATTGTCCGAGCGCCAGTCGTTCAAGGACACCGTCCCGCAGTAA
- a CDS encoding AraC family transcriptional regulator, which yields MPAQILTHTRIDLLDVVPDAAHPVRVRARNLEAAELLHAHSHPWGQVTYAAEGVLRVSVGNSTWIVPPLRAIWIPPLVEHEIATMEKSQLRALYVHSDLAPFDGRQCIVLEVSTLLRELIAALSQVNEDSQRETLISQLILNELAEAKTQAIRIALPTEKRLHAICQALIETPDSNTTLADWAQQVGASERTLARLFERDLGMTFGQWRQQIRLAHAAPMIARGMPLSLVATELGYASQSAFSAMFRKTFGQSPSTFFAPKKN from the coding sequence ATGCCCGCGCAAATACTCACCCATACCCGCATCGACCTGCTCGACGTTGTACCGGATGCTGCGCATCCGGTGCGGGTGCGGGCTCGAAATCTGGAGGCGGCCGAACTGCTGCACGCTCACTCACATCCATGGGGACAGGTTACCTATGCGGCAGAAGGCGTGTTGCGCGTCAGCGTCGGCAACAGCACCTGGATCGTGCCTCCGCTCAGGGCGATCTGGATTCCGCCGCTGGTGGAACATGAAATCGCCACCATGGAAAAATCACAGTTGCGCGCGCTGTATGTGCATAGCGACTTGGCGCCGTTTGACGGCCGTCAATGCATCGTGCTGGAAGTCTCCACTTTGCTGCGCGAATTGATCGCCGCACTGTCGCAGGTCAATGAAGATAGTCAGCGCGAGACACTGATCAGCCAGTTGATCCTGAACGAACTGGCCGAAGCCAAAACCCAGGCGATACGCATTGCGCTGCCGACAGAGAAACGCCTGCACGCAATCTGCCAGGCCTTGATCGAGACGCCCGATTCGAATACCACGCTGGCCGATTGGGCGCAGCAAGTCGGCGCCTCGGAACGCACCCTGGCGCGCCTGTTCGAACGCGATCTGGGCATGACTTTCGGCCAATGGCGGCAGCAGATCAGGCTGGCGCATGCCGCGCCGATGATCGCGCGCGGCATGCCGCTGTCGCTGGTCGCGACAGAATTGGGCTATGCTAGCCAGTCGGCGTTTTCCGCGATGTTCCGAAAAACCTTTGGCCAATCGCCATCGACATTCTTCGCGCCCAAGAAAAACTAG
- a CDS encoding peroxiredoxin: protein MKRLIAALLICGAITAPAFAALKAGDKAPSFTTQASMGGQVFTYSLADELKKGPVVLYFYPAAFTKGCTIEAHLFADAVDKYKALGATVIGVSADNIDTLNKFSVSECRSKFPVAADQDQSIMKSYDSVLLYKTGYADRVSYVIAPNGSIIYEYSSMDPDKHVSNTLQALEQWVAKQKK from the coding sequence ATGAAACGACTGATTGCAGCATTGCTGATTTGTGGCGCCATTACCGCGCCGGCTTTTGCCGCCCTTAAAGCAGGCGACAAAGCACCATCCTTCACGACGCAAGCGTCGATGGGCGGCCAGGTGTTTACCTATTCGCTGGCCGACGAACTGAAAAAAGGCCCGGTCGTGCTGTACTTCTATCCGGCGGCCTTCACCAAGGGCTGTACCATCGAAGCGCACCTATTTGCCGATGCAGTCGACAAATACAAAGCGCTTGGGGCCACCGTAATCGGAGTGTCTGCAGACAACATCGACACCCTCAACAAATTTTCGGTGAGCGAATGCCGCAGCAAGTTTCCGGTTGCCGCCGACCAGGACCAGAGCATCATGAAATCATATGATTCAGTGCTGCTCTACAAAACGGGCTATGCCGACCGCGTGTCCTATGTCATCGCGCCGAACGGCAGCATCATCTACGAATACAGCAGCATGGATCCGGACAAGCATGTCAGCAATACGCTACAGGCGCTGGAACAATGGGTCGCCAAGCAAAAGAAATAA
- a CDS encoding MJ0042-type zinc finger domain-containing protein, giving the protein MALATQCPHCQTTFRVANDQLKLRGGLVRCGSCREVFNGIEHLVRPEVATPVSTPVAARVAAPEPAPAATQTASPAATEIAATTEQQTPPSSHPHQDEPAAAPEPERVLATDAAVVVATDHPLPTVAHSEAAAHSPAPAEKMSTSVSDRVEAAIDGLEEDLRIAEETSQSAPADVHHTPFGLVKPSAPAEHDEESGEAPQPNVWHRHIDVDPHVDDENDSDKQMARMTLMHVAGENDYTVDAEGKAAARDNAASSDDDELDRIIDELQRKPWRGEKNASMAQNTAEGSESNNRRKGRDRSAEPEQEISDEPDFVLSARRKQRIGGALRGIMWVSARCC; this is encoded by the coding sequence ATGGCGCTAGCGACCCAATGTCCGCATTGTCAAACCACCTTCCGGGTCGCCAATGACCAGTTGAAGCTGCGCGGCGGCCTGGTCCGCTGCGGTAGCTGCCGTGAAGTATTCAACGGCATCGAGCATCTGGTGCGGCCAGAAGTTGCAACTCCTGTCTCAACACCCGTGGCCGCGCGGGTCGCCGCTCCTGAACCGGCTCCTGCCGCAACGCAAACAGCCAGCCCGGCTGCCACCGAAATCGCAGCAACAACAGAGCAGCAGACTCCACCCTCGTCGCATCCTCACCAGGATGAACCCGCTGCCGCGCCGGAACCCGAGCGAGTATTGGCAACCGATGCCGCGGTGGTGGTCGCTACAGATCATCCGCTGCCGACAGTTGCCCACAGCGAGGCAGCTGCGCATAGCCCGGCGCCGGCCGAAAAGATGTCGACCTCGGTGTCGGACCGCGTAGAAGCAGCTATCGACGGCCTGGAAGAAGATTTGCGCATCGCTGAAGAAACCAGCCAGTCCGCTCCGGCCGATGTCCACCACACGCCGTTTGGCCTGGTCAAACCTTCGGCGCCGGCAGAACATGACGAAGAATCTGGTGAAGCCCCCCAGCCTAATGTCTGGCACCGCCATATTGATGTCGATCCCCATGTCGACGACGAAAACGACAGCGACAAACAGATGGCGCGCATGACCTTGATGCATGTCGCCGGCGAAAACGACTATACGGTCGATGCCGAAGGCAAAGCCGCAGCAAGAGACAATGCAGCATCATCCGATGATGACGAGCTGGACCGCATCATCGACGAATTACAGCGCAAACCCTGGCGCGGCGAAAAAAATGCCTCTATGGCGCAGAACACGGCCGAAGGCAGCGAAAGCAATAACCGCAGGAAGGGGCGCGACAGATCTGCCGAGCCGGAACAGGAAATTTCCGACGAACCCGATTTCGTCCTCAGCGCCCGGCGCAAGCAACGCATCGGCGGCGCATTGCGCGGCATCATGTGGGTGTCGGCGCGTTGTTGCTAG
- the prmA gene encoding 50S ribosomal protein L11 methyltransferase: protein MSWTEIVIEVPLTDAENLSDALMEAGALSVSVEDADEGTPSEQPLFGEPGMEPKEAAWQRSRVVVLAEVDADHAAIVSAAAEACGVPVPPYSLRPVAAQDWVRLTQSQFDPIHIGKNIWVVPSWHDAPDANGLILELDPGLAFGTGSHPTTRLCMEWLEINVPAQQPQSLLDYGCGSGILAMVAKKLDCPTVIGVDIDPHAIDAARYNSERNHCSVDYYLPEDFSTSTSVQVFDAVVANILSGPLKLMAPMLCSRIAAGGSLTLSGVLATQADDVIAAYAQWIPLTVWAEHDGWVALSGKLKA, encoded by the coding sequence ATGAGCTGGACCGAAATTGTTATTGAAGTGCCACTAACCGACGCCGAGAATCTGTCCGATGCGTTGATGGAGGCTGGCGCACTGTCGGTATCGGTGGAAGACGCCGACGAAGGCACGCCGTCCGAACAACCGCTGTTTGGCGAACCCGGCATGGAGCCAAAGGAAGCAGCATGGCAACGCAGCCGTGTGGTGGTCCTGGCCGAAGTCGATGCCGATCATGCGGCCATCGTCAGCGCTGCGGCCGAAGCCTGCGGCGTGCCTGTTCCACCTTATTCCTTGCGTCCGGTCGCAGCACAGGACTGGGTGCGATTGACCCAATCCCAATTTGATCCGATTCACATCGGCAAGAATATCTGGGTCGTGCCGAGCTGGCACGACGCACCGGATGCCAACGGCCTGATCCTGGAACTCGATCCGGGCCTGGCGTTTGGCACCGGCAGCCATCCAACCACCCGCCTGTGCATGGAATGGCTGGAAATCAACGTACCGGCGCAACAGCCGCAATCGCTGCTCGATTACGGCTGCGGTTCCGGCATCCTTGCCATGGTTGCCAAGAAACTCGACTGCCCAACCGTGATTGGCGTCGACATTGATCCGCATGCGATCGATGCCGCTCGCTACAACAGCGAACGCAATCACTGCAGTGTCGACTATTATCTGCCGGAAGATTTCAGCACAAGTACCAGTGTGCAGGTATTCGATGCCGTGGTAGCCAACATTCTGTCCGGCCCGCTCAAGCTGATGGCGCCAATGCTGTGCAGTCGCATCGCTGCTGGCGGCAGCCTCACCCTGTCCGGCGTACTCGCGACGCAGGCTGACGACGTCATTGCCGCCTATGCACAGTGGATTCCACTGACAGTATGGGCCGAGCACGACGGCTGGGTTGCCCTCTCCGGAAAACTGAAGGCATAA